The Suncus etruscus isolate mSunEtr1 chromosome 14, mSunEtr1.pri.cur, whole genome shotgun sequence genome contains a region encoding:
- the CCER2 gene encoding coiled-coil domain-containing glutamate-rich protein 2 produces MSPAYMLLPLLLGAASAAPSAPRPSKEELTRCLALVVSDMLTLGQAQRGPCMALLHREICALELHGCKTAGENGPLGTDLEKREAGELRPSQEVRDEEEVAEPREAEVQEQAVREQLHSILRQNEIQEDVQEEGKKSRARDTFRSRHKQVAERDQDEEETARIEEEEDEKRVRLLGGAHGLWQGPKAEQRGELLHPHHIHQPPVVTQKEEKEAAREEHEVERLELVREELKKATEVLGEELRREG; encoded by the exons ATGTCACCGGCCTACATGCTGCTGCCGTTGCTGCTGGGAGCAG CCTCTGCTGCTCCCTCAGCACCAAGACCTTCCAAGGAGGAG CTGACCCGCTGCTTGGCACTGGTGGTCTCAGACATGCTGACACTGGGACAGGCACAGCGTGGACCTTGCATGGCCCTTCTCCATAGAG AGATCTGTGCGCTGGAGCTGCACGGCTGTAAGACAGCAGGTGAGAACGGTCCTCTGGGCACGGACCTGGAGAAGCGGGAGGCTGGTGAGCTCCGACCCAGCCAGGAAGTCAGGGACGAGGAAGAGGTAGCAGAACCCCGAGAGGCTGAGGTGCAGGAACAAGCTGTCCGCGAGCAGCTCCACAGCATCCTCCGCCAGAACGAGATCCAGGAGGACGTtcaggaggagggaaagaagagccGGGCCCGTGATACTTTCCGGAGCCGCCATAAGCAGGTGGCAGAGCGAGATCAGGATGAGGAGGAAACAGCCCGGatcgaggaggaggaagatgagaagaGGGTACGATTGCTGGGAGGTGCCCATGGCCTGTGGCAGGGGCCCAAGGCAGAGCAGCGGGGGGAACTTCTGCACCCCCACCATATTCACCAACCTCCAGTCGTGACccagaaggaggagaaggaagctgCCAGAGAG GAGCATGAAGTGGAGCGGCTGGAGCTTGTGAGGGAGGAACTGAAGAAGGCGACGGAGGTGCTGGGGGAGGAGCTCAGGAGAGAGGGCTGA